One genomic region from Streptomyces sp. NBC_00582 encodes:
- a CDS encoding enolase C-terminal domain-like protein, protein MELRRPAVSVFTVPTDAPEADGTLAWDSTTVVVAEVRAGDTTGLGWTYGPPAVGALLDGDLAPLAEGRDPFDLPALHETLVRSVRNAGRPGIASCAISALDLALWDLKARLLGLPLTRLLGAARTEVPVYGSGGFTTYDDARLTEQLRDWARVRRIPRVKMKIGEDRGGAVERDLARVRTARRVVGPDTELYVDANGAYTRKQAVRVGRALAEEDVRWFEEPVSSDDLTGLRLVRDALECEVTAGEYGYDLPYFAAMLAADAVDCLQVDVTRCGGVTGFLRAAALAGAHGLDISAHCAPHAHAAVAAAVPNLRHVEWFHDHVRIESLFFEGTLDPYGGTIRPTSAPGHGLTPRRDAMEPYRVR, encoded by the coding sequence ATGGAACTCCGCCGCCCCGCCGTGTCGGTGTTCACGGTCCCGACCGACGCGCCGGAGGCCGACGGCACCCTCGCCTGGGACTCCACGACGGTCGTGGTGGCCGAGGTGCGGGCGGGCGACACGACCGGCCTGGGCTGGACGTACGGCCCGCCGGCGGTCGGCGCCCTCCTCGACGGCGATCTCGCGCCTCTGGCCGAGGGCCGCGACCCCTTCGACCTCCCGGCCCTGCACGAGACGCTGGTGCGCTCGGTCCGCAACGCGGGGCGCCCGGGGATCGCCTCCTGCGCGATCTCCGCGCTCGACCTCGCGCTGTGGGACCTCAAGGCCCGGCTGCTCGGCCTGCCGCTGACCCGGCTGCTGGGCGCGGCCCGCACGGAGGTCCCGGTGTACGGCAGCGGCGGCTTCACGACGTACGACGACGCCCGTCTGACCGAGCAGCTGCGCGACTGGGCGCGGGTGCGGCGCATCCCCCGCGTCAAGATGAAGATCGGGGAGGACCGGGGCGGGGCGGTGGAGCGCGACCTGGCCCGGGTGCGCACCGCCCGCCGGGTCGTGGGGCCGGACACCGAGCTGTACGTGGACGCCAACGGCGCCTATACCCGCAAGCAGGCCGTCCGGGTGGGGCGCGCCCTCGCCGAGGAGGACGTCCGCTGGTTCGAGGAGCCGGTGTCCTCGGACGACCTGACCGGGCTGCGCCTGGTCCGGGACGCGCTGGAGTGCGAGGTGACGGCTGGCGAGTACGGCTACGACCTGCCCTACTTCGCCGCCATGCTCGCGGCGGACGCGGTCGACTGCCTCCAGGTCGACGTCACCCGCTGCGGCGGCGTCACCGGGTTCCTGCGGGCCGCGGCCCTGGCCGGGGCGCACGGACTGGACATCTCCGCGCACTGCGCGCCGCACGCCCACGCGGCGGTCGCGGCGGCCGTGCCGAACCTGCGGCACGTCGAGTGGTTCCACGACCATGTGCGGATCGAGTCGCTGTTCTTCGAGGGGACGCTGGACCCGTACGGCGGGACGATCCGCCCGACGTCGGCGCCGGGGCACGGGCTGACGCCGCGCAGGGACGCGATGGAGCCGTACCGGGTGCGGTGA
- a CDS encoding SRPBCC family protein: MTKPLESTASSTTEAARGAANGAANGGNPLAGLAHSEAADRLKEEVQAYLSAQAERMLAGVGRKLGETTGKLNDIAEGNSPGFAKLALDGGRKLAEGKGPLRSALELGGSRVKDSVTGALKNLGGGKGKGKGKSGAGHKPVVIIEQIDVGVPLRTAYDQWTRYQDFSTFAKGVKSASRADDTASDWQAKIFWSSRSWKAKTTEQVPDQRISWTSEGAKGTTKGVVSFHRLGDHLTRVLLVIEYYPSGFFEKTANIWRAQGRRARLDLKHFARFITLKGEAAEGWRGEIRDGELVRSHEDAVAEEERQEDDEGDEEQDGPYAEDEEDEDERRDSDAEPEDEDAYDEEEPEGEYDEEPEDEEEPEDEGRSEDAYDEEEPEGEEEDEPEEAYEGARGGRR, from the coding sequence ATGACCAAGCCCCTCGAATCCACGGCATCCTCGACCACCGAAGCGGCCCGCGGGGCCGCGAACGGGGCCGCGAACGGCGGGAATCCGCTCGCCGGGCTGGCCCACAGCGAGGCCGCCGACCGGCTGAAGGAGGAGGTCCAGGCCTATCTGTCCGCCCAGGCGGAACGGATGCTGGCGGGCGTGGGCCGCAAGCTCGGCGAGACCACCGGCAAGCTCAACGACATCGCCGAGGGCAACAGCCCCGGCTTCGCCAAGCTGGCCCTCGACGGCGGACGCAAGCTCGCCGAAGGCAAGGGCCCGCTGCGCAGCGCACTGGAACTGGGCGGCTCCCGCGTCAAGGACAGCGTGACCGGCGCCCTGAAGAACCTCGGCGGCGGCAAGGGCAAGGGCAAGGGCAAGAGCGGCGCGGGCCACAAGCCGGTCGTCATCATCGAGCAGATCGACGTCGGCGTGCCGCTGCGCACCGCCTACGACCAGTGGACCCGCTACCAGGACTTCAGCACCTTCGCCAAGGGCGTCAAGAGCGCCTCCCGGGCCGACGACACCGCCAGCGACTGGCAGGCGAAGATCTTCTGGTCCAGCCGCAGCTGGAAGGCGAAGACCACCGAACAGGTCCCCGACCAGCGGATCTCCTGGACCTCGGAGGGTGCCAAGGGGACCACGAAGGGTGTCGTCTCCTTCCACCGCCTCGGCGACCACCTGACTCGCGTCCTGCTGGTCATCGAGTACTACCCCTCGGGCTTCTTCGAGAAGACCGCCAACATCTGGCGGGCCCAGGGCCGTCGCGCCCGGCTCGACCTGAAGCACTTCGCCCGCTTCATCACCCTGAAGGGAGAGGCGGCCGAGGGCTGGCGCGGTGAGATCCGTGACGGCGAGCTCGTCCGCTCCCACGAGGACGCGGTCGCGGAGGAAGAGCGCCAGGAGGACGATGAGGGGGACGAGGAGCAGGACGGCCCCTACGCCGAGGACGAGGAGGACGAGGACGAGCGCCGCGACTCGGACGCCGAGCCCGAGGACGAGGACGCCTACGACGAGGAGGAACCCGAGGGCGAGTACGACGAGGAGCCCGAGGACGAGGAGGAGCCCGAGGACGAGGGCCGCAGCGAGGACGCCTACGACGAGGAGGAGCCGGAGGGCGAGGAGGAGGACGAACCCGAGGAAGCCTACGAAGGCGCCCGCGGAGGCCGGCGATGA
- a CDS encoding gas vesicle protein, with translation MTVPGRLPEPYGQGGSANLADILERVLDKGIVIAGDIRINLLDIELLTVKLRLVVASVDKAKEMGIDWWESDPDLSTRARRDELARENAELRARLARLEELAPARAPQDVREESP, from the coding sequence ATGACCGTGCCGGGCCGGCTTCCGGAGCCGTACGGCCAGGGTGGGAGCGCGAATCTCGCCGACATCCTGGAACGCGTCCTCGACAAGGGGATCGTCATCGCCGGCGACATCCGGATCAACCTGCTCGACATCGAGCTGCTCACCGTCAAACTGCGGCTCGTCGTCGCCTCCGTCGACAAGGCCAAGGAGATGGGGATCGACTGGTGGGAGAGCGACCCCGACCTGTCCACCCGGGCCCGCCGCGACGAACTCGCGCGCGAGAACGCCGAGTTGCGTGCTCGGCTGGCCCGCCTGGAGGAACTGGCCCCGGCACGTGCCCCGCAGGACGTCCGTGAGGAGTCTCCATGA
- the ligD gene encoding non-homologous end-joining DNA ligase — translation MTRAAPADVRTVRAGRRTVEVHRPGKVLFPVGGDGSGGGAAYTKDDLVAYYRSVAVFMLPHLRERPLMLERHPDGVDGPRFFQKNTPEHYPRWITRAELPKEDGTVCHTVCDDSATLAYLADQACLTLHRWLSRTGSPERPDLMVFDLDPSGDGFGAVRDAARWLRDLLEELRLPATLMTTGSRGLHAVVPLDGEHGFDEVRAFARDTADLLAAEHPDRLTTAVRKKDRGDRLYLDIGRNAYAQTAVAPWTVRALPGAPVAAPITWDQLDDPALGPRRWTVADAVDHARTRPWSGAPRRGRSLGPARRRLDALRGV, via the coding sequence GTGACCCGCGCCGCCCCCGCCGACGTACGCACCGTGCGGGCGGGCCGGCGCACCGTGGAGGTGCACCGGCCCGGCAAGGTGCTGTTCCCCGTCGGCGGCGACGGCTCCGGGGGCGGCGCCGCGTACACCAAGGACGACCTCGTCGCGTACTACCGCTCGGTCGCCGTGTTCATGCTGCCGCACCTGCGCGAGCGCCCGCTGATGCTGGAGCGCCACCCCGACGGCGTCGACGGACCCCGCTTCTTCCAGAAGAACACCCCCGAGCACTATCCCCGGTGGATCACCCGGGCCGAGCTGCCGAAGGAGGACGGCACGGTCTGTCACACCGTGTGCGACGACTCCGCGACCCTCGCCTACCTCGCCGACCAGGCCTGCCTCACCCTCCACCGCTGGCTGTCGCGGACCGGGAGCCCCGAGCGGCCGGACCTGATGGTCTTCGACCTCGACCCCTCCGGCGACGGCTTCGGCGCGGTCCGCGACGCCGCCCGGTGGCTGCGCGACCTCCTGGAGGAACTCCGGCTGCCCGCCACCCTCATGACCACCGGCTCCCGCGGACTGCACGCGGTCGTCCCCCTCGACGGGGAGCACGGCTTCGACGAGGTGCGCGCCTTCGCCCGGGACACCGCCGACCTGCTCGCCGCCGAGCACCCCGACCGGCTCACCACCGCCGTCCGCAAGAAGGACCGCGGCGACCGCCTCTACCTCGACATCGGCCGCAACGCCTACGCGCAGACCGCCGTCGCCCCCTGGACCGTGCGCGCCCTGCCCGGCGCACCCGTCGCCGCGCCGATCACCTGGGACCAGCTCGACGACCCCGCACTCGGCCCCCGCCGCTGGACCGTCGCGGACGCCGTCGACCACGCCCGCACCCGCCCCTGGTCCGGCGCGCCCCGCCGCGGCCGCTCCCTGGGGCCCGCCCGGCGGCGGCTCGACGCCCTGCGCGGCGTCTGA
- a CDS encoding transketolase, with product MDTAELTELGQQLRVDSVRASAAAGSGHPTSSMSAADLMAVLLAHHLRYDFDRPAHPANDRFVLSKGHASPLLYSAYKAAGAIDDDELLTFRTLGSRLEGHPTPQRLPWVETATGSLGQGLPVAVGIALAGKRLDHTGHRVWVLCGDSELAEGSVWEAAEHAAYEHLDNLTAIVDVNRLGQRGPTRHGHDLDAYARRFQAFGWHTVQIDGHDVDAIDRAYGEAASTRGQPTVILARTLKGKGVAGVQDREGLHGKPLPDADEAVEELGGPRDLRIQVNEPPAARMLHSVPTGRLDLPRWEKGSDEKVATRDAYGQALAALGTARPDVVALDGEVSDSTRAEFFAKEHPERFFECYIAEQQLVAAAVGLSTRGWVPYASTFAAFLTRAHDFVRMASVSGAGVNLVGSHAGVAIGQDGPSQMGLEDLAMFRAVQGSTVLYPCDANQTAHLVTAMAGLDGVRYLRTSRGGGPVLYGPDEEFPVGGSKVLRASDRDRLTIVAAGVTVFEALAAADALADAGIAVRVVDLYSVKPVDRLTLRRAAEETGCLLTVEDHHPEGGLGDAVLDAFLDGRPLPRLARLAVRTTPGSASPAEQLHAAGIDAESIAASAGLLVETAVVP from the coding sequence ATGGACACCGCCGAACTCACCGAACTCGGCCAGCAGTTGCGTGTGGACAGCGTGCGCGCTTCGGCCGCTGCCGGCTCCGGGCATCCGACGTCCTCGATGTCGGCCGCGGACCTGATGGCGGTGCTGCTCGCGCACCACCTGCGCTACGACTTCGACCGGCCCGCACACCCGGCGAACGACCGCTTCGTCCTCTCCAAGGGCCACGCCTCCCCGCTGCTGTACTCCGCCTACAAGGCGGCCGGCGCGATCGACGACGACGAACTGCTGACGTTCCGCACGCTCGGCAGCCGCCTCGAAGGCCATCCCACCCCGCAGCGGCTGCCGTGGGTCGAGACGGCCACCGGATCCCTCGGCCAGGGCCTGCCCGTGGCCGTCGGCATCGCCCTCGCCGGCAAGCGCCTGGACCACACCGGACACCGGGTGTGGGTGCTGTGCGGGGACAGCGAGCTCGCCGAGGGCTCGGTGTGGGAGGCCGCCGAGCACGCGGCCTACGAGCATCTGGACAACCTCACCGCGATCGTCGACGTCAACCGGCTCGGCCAGCGCGGCCCCACCCGGCACGGTCACGACCTCGACGCCTACGCCCGCCGCTTCCAGGCCTTCGGCTGGCACACCGTGCAGATCGACGGCCACGACGTGGACGCGATCGACCGGGCGTACGGCGAGGCGGCCTCCACCCGGGGGCAGCCCACCGTCATCCTCGCCCGCACCCTCAAGGGCAAGGGCGTGGCCGGCGTCCAGGACCGCGAGGGACTGCACGGCAAGCCGCTGCCCGACGCCGACGAGGCCGTCGAGGAACTCGGCGGCCCCCGCGACCTGCGGATCCAGGTCAACGAGCCGCCCGCCGCCCGGATGCTGCACTCCGTGCCCACCGGCCGGCTGGACCTGCCCCGCTGGGAGAAGGGCTCCGACGAGAAGGTCGCCACCCGTGACGCCTACGGGCAGGCCCTCGCCGCCCTCGGCACCGCCCGCCCCGACGTCGTCGCCCTCGACGGAGAGGTGAGCGACTCCACCCGCGCCGAGTTCTTCGCCAAGGAACACCCCGAACGCTTCTTCGAGTGCTACATCGCCGAACAGCAGCTCGTCGCCGCCGCGGTCGGGCTCTCGACGCGTGGCTGGGTGCCGTACGCCTCCACCTTCGCCGCGTTCCTCACCCGCGCCCACGACTTCGTCCGCATGGCGTCGGTCAGCGGTGCCGGCGTCAACCTCGTCGGCTCCCACGCGGGCGTCGCCATCGGGCAGGACGGGCCCTCCCAGATGGGCCTGGAGGACCTGGCGATGTTCCGGGCCGTGCAGGGCTCGACCGTGCTGTACCCGTGCGACGCCAACCAGACCGCGCACCTGGTCACGGCCATGGCCGGCCTCGACGGCGTCCGCTATCTGCGCACCTCTCGCGGCGGCGGCCCGGTGCTGTACGGGCCCGACGAGGAGTTCCCGGTCGGCGGCAGCAAGGTGCTGCGCGCCTCCGACCGCGACCGGCTGACGATCGTCGCGGCCGGCGTCACCGTCTTCGAGGCGCTCGCGGCGGCCGACGCGCTGGCTGACGCGGGCATCGCGGTGCGCGTCGTCGACCTGTACTCGGTCAAGCCCGTCGACCGGCTCACGCTGCGCCGCGCCGCCGAGGAGACCGGCTGTCTGCTGACGGTGGAGGACCACCACCCGGAGGGCGGCCTCGGCGACGCCGTCCTCGACGCGTTCCTCGACGGCCGCCCCCTGCCCCGTCTCGCCCGCCTCGCGGTCCGTACGACGCCGGGCTCGGCGTCCCCGGCCGAGCAACTGCACGCCGCCGGCATCGACGCCGAGTCGATCGCCGCGTCCGCCGGGCTGCTGGTGGAGACGGCGGTCGTGCCGTGA
- a CDS encoding SDR family oxidoreductase, with translation MRTPRGPRRNVVVTGAAAGVGRATARAFAARGDRVALLARGRTGLAAAADEVQRAGGEAFVVSVDMADAKAVEDAAQQVVDAFGGIDVWVNDAFAGVFAPFTEITPDEFRRVTEVTYLGYVFGTRAALRHMLPRDSGTIVQVGSALAYRGVPLQSAYCGAKHAIQGFNESLRCELLHTGSKVRTTMVQLPAVNTPQFDWVVDRLPGRARPVAPVYQPEVVARSIVHAAGHPRRREYWVGGSTAATLIANAVVPGLLDRYLARTGYDAQQEEGGHDSGPGNLWSPADGPHGHDHGARGRFDDEAVDTSPQAWVSRNRTRAGAGLLAGGLGAAALATALRRRPRA, from the coding sequence ATGCGCACTCCCAGGGGGCCGCGCCGGAACGTGGTGGTGACCGGGGCCGCGGCGGGCGTCGGCCGGGCCACCGCCCGCGCCTTCGCCGCCCGCGGTGACCGGGTCGCCCTCCTCGCCCGGGGACGCACGGGGCTCGCCGCCGCCGCGGACGAGGTGCAGCGGGCGGGCGGTGAGGCTTTCGTCGTGAGCGTCGACATGGCCGACGCGAAGGCCGTCGAGGACGCGGCCCAGCAGGTCGTCGACGCGTTCGGCGGCATCGACGTCTGGGTCAACGACGCCTTCGCCGGCGTCTTCGCGCCCTTCACCGAGATCACCCCCGACGAGTTCCGCCGGGTCACCGAAGTGACGTACCTGGGCTATGTGTTCGGCACCCGGGCCGCCCTGCGGCACATGCTGCCCCGGGACAGCGGCACGATCGTGCAGGTCGGCTCGGCGCTCGCCTACCGGGGAGTGCCGCTGCAGTCGGCGTACTGCGGGGCCAAGCACGCGATCCAGGGGTTCAACGAGTCGCTGCGGTGCGAGCTGCTGCACACCGGCAGCAAGGTCCGTACGACGATGGTGCAGCTGCCCGCCGTGAACACCCCGCAGTTCGACTGGGTGGTGGACCGGCTGCCGGGCCGGGCCAGGCCGGTGGCCCCCGTGTACCAGCCGGAGGTCGTGGCCCGGTCGATCGTGCACGCCGCCGGGCATCCGCGCCGACGCGAGTACTGGGTGGGCGGCTCCACGGCGGCGACCCTGATCGCCAACGCGGTCGTGCCGGGGCTCCTCGACCGGTATCTCGCCCGGACCGGATACGACGCCCAGCAGGAGGAGGGCGGCCACGACAGCGGGCCGGGCAATCTGTGGAGCCCCGCCGACGGCCCGCACGGGCACGACCACGGCGCCCGCGGACGGTTCGACGACGAGGCCGTCGACACCAGCCCCCAGGCGTGGGTCTCCCGGAACCGGACCCGTGCCGGAGCCGGACTGCTGGCGGGAGGTCTGGGCGCCGCCGCCCTCGCGACGGCCCTGCGCCGCAGGCCACGCGCCTGA
- a CDS encoding gas vesicle protein GvpO: MADDKGPSPMEVLRQARSQLAELTGMDAESVSSFERTEDGWALEVEVMELARVPDTMSLMASYQVELDADGQLTGYRRVRRYERGRADAHRPGGR; this comes from the coding sequence ATGGCGGACGACAAGGGCCCGAGCCCCATGGAGGTGCTGCGCCAGGCGCGCTCGCAGCTGGCGGAGCTGACCGGCATGGACGCGGAGAGCGTCTCCTCCTTCGAACGGACGGAGGACGGCTGGGCCCTGGAGGTCGAGGTCATGGAGCTGGCCCGGGTGCCCGACACCATGAGCCTCATGGCGAGCTACCAGGTGGAACTCGACGCGGACGGCCAGCTCACCGGTTACCGGCGCGTTCGCCGCTACGAACGCGGACGGGCCGACGCACATCGCCCCGGCGGCCGCTAG
- a CDS encoding DNA primase produces MNRMGMGLAVGAGYFLGRTKKLKLALALGSLAAGKRLNLSPRAVADLLSQQLKDNPQFKEIGGEIREDLRGVGKAATGALVERQMEALADRLHGRTAEVRDHLSGVAPDGGEDSDDEDEQARDEEEPDTEERDEEESDDEERDEEEPDTEERDEEEPDDDEADDEADDEADEEGPDAEAGERTRKRAARKAPAKKAAKKAPAKKAPAKKAAARKPAAKQTAAASRGTGGRDGGGERKGGGEG; encoded by the coding sequence ATGAACCGTATGGGAATGGGCCTCGCGGTCGGGGCCGGATACTTCCTCGGACGGACGAAGAAGCTGAAACTGGCGCTCGCCCTCGGCTCCCTCGCGGCCGGCAAGCGCCTCAACCTGAGCCCCCGGGCCGTCGCCGACCTGCTGTCGCAACAGCTCAAGGACAACCCGCAGTTCAAGGAGATCGGCGGCGAGATACGCGAGGACCTGCGCGGGGTCGGCAAGGCCGCCACGGGCGCCCTCGTCGAACGCCAGATGGAGGCTCTCGCCGACCGGCTGCACGGCCGGACCGCCGAGGTCCGCGACCACCTGTCGGGCGTGGCCCCGGACGGCGGGGAGGACTCCGACGACGAGGACGAGCAGGCGCGGGACGAGGAGGAGCCGGACACCGAGGAGCGGGACGAGGAAGAGTCGGACGACGAAGAGCGGGACGAGGAGGAGCCGGACACCGAGGAGCGGGACGAGGAGGAGCCGGACGACGACGAGGCCGACGACGAGGCCGACGACGAGGCCGACGAGGAGGGGCCGGACGCGGAGGCCGGGGAGCGGACGCGCAAGCGGGCCGCCCGGAAGGCGCCCGCGAAGAAGGCGGCCAAGAAGGCTCCCGCGAAGAAGGCACCGGCGAAGAAGGCCGCGGCCCGCAAGCCCGCCGCGAAGCAGACCGCGGCGGCCTCCCGCGGCACGGGCGGCCGGGACGGCGGCGGGGAACGGAAGGGAGGCGGTGAGGGATGA
- a CDS encoding phage holin family protein: protein MERIDHLEHLDKHLVDELAQVARETIRDELREQTRKQRRRATLYAASGAVALYAGAALALALGLALDIGLPGWAAALITAVILGALAYALRGAARPHPATGPTAGGEARLSHAARSAGHGPVAGAMPPAGPAAGLGTPYPPMPPAPPVAPGDRAPVAGADGIDPENPHHRA from the coding sequence ATGGAGCGCATCGATCACCTGGAGCATCTGGACAAGCACCTCGTCGACGAGCTGGCGCAGGTGGCGCGCGAGACGATCCGCGACGAGCTGCGCGAGCAGACCCGCAAGCAGCGCCGCAGGGCCACGCTGTACGCGGCGTCCGGCGCCGTCGCCCTCTACGCGGGCGCGGCCCTCGCGCTCGCCCTCGGCCTCGCCCTCGACATCGGGCTGCCCGGCTGGGCCGCCGCGCTGATCACCGCCGTGATCCTCGGCGCCCTCGCGTACGCGCTGCGCGGCGCCGCCCGGCCCCACCCCGCCACCGGGCCGACGGCCGGGGGAGAGGCGCGGCTGAGCCACGCCGCCCGGAGCGCGGGACACGGCCCCGTCGCCGGCGCCATGCCGCCGGCCGGCCCCGCCGCCGGTCTCGGCACCCCGTACCCGCCGATGCCGCCCGCGCCGCCCGTCGCGCCCGGCGACCGGGCGCCCGTTGCGGGCGCGGACGGGATCGACCCCGAGAACCCGCACCACCGGGCGTGA
- a CDS encoding gas vesicle structural protein GvpA, whose amino-acid sequence MTVVPAQQTGGGGSSGLYDVLELVLDRGLVIDAFVRVSLVGIEILKIDVRVVVASVDTYLRFAEACNRLDLEAGPRKSPGLPDMVGEITESGARGKSKGALSGAAETISDAFKQARDEGSAKETESRPRARRSSTARRKEEEE is encoded by the coding sequence ATGACCGTTGTCCCGGCACAGCAGACCGGCGGCGGAGGCAGCAGCGGCCTCTACGACGTGCTGGAACTCGTCCTAGACAGGGGTCTCGTCATCGACGCGTTCGTACGGGTCTCCCTGGTCGGCATCGAGATCCTGAAGATCGACGTCCGGGTCGTCGTGGCCAGCGTCGACACCTATCTCCGGTTCGCCGAGGCGTGCAACCGGCTCGACCTGGAGGCGGGGCCGCGCAAGAGCCCCGGGCTGCCCGACATGGTCGGCGAGATCACCGAGTCCGGTGCGCGCGGCAAGTCCAAGGGCGCGCTCTCGGGCGCCGCGGAGACCATCTCGGACGCCTTCAAGCAGGCCCGTGACGAGGGCTCCGCCAAGGAGACCGAGTCCCGGCCGCGCGCCCGCAGGAGCAGCACGGCACGCCGGAAGGAGGAAGAGGAGTGA
- a CDS encoding GvpL/GvpF family gas vesicle protein, with amino-acid sequence MSTYVYGITARSHADLSDGLSGVGDPPRPVRVLEEGELAAVVSDAPEDLRPKRKELLAHQAVLAEAGTDGCVLPMRFGSVAPDDAAVTGVLAERAEHYKERLKALDGKVEYNVKASHVEEAVLHQVMAGSPELRALAEANRQAGGGTYEQRIQLGEMVAAAVQAREAEDAAEVRRTLEPLAAATSVGPESTGWLANVSFLVDRDAAAGFLEAAEELRKAHPHLEVRVNGPLPPYSFVEPGPSAPAGGAGE; translated from the coding sequence GTGAGCACGTACGTCTACGGCATCACCGCCCGCTCCCACGCCGACCTCTCCGACGGCCTGAGCGGTGTCGGCGACCCGCCGAGGCCGGTGCGCGTCCTGGAGGAGGGCGAACTGGCGGCGGTCGTCAGTGACGCCCCCGAGGACCTGCGGCCCAAGCGCAAGGAGCTGCTCGCCCACCAGGCCGTGCTGGCCGAGGCCGGCACCGACGGCTGTGTGCTGCCGATGCGGTTCGGCAGCGTCGCCCCCGACGACGCGGCGGTCACCGGTGTCCTCGCTGAGCGCGCGGAACACTACAAGGAGCGGCTGAAGGCACTCGACGGCAAAGTCGAGTACAACGTCAAGGCCTCCCACGTGGAGGAGGCCGTCCTGCACCAGGTGATGGCCGGCAGCCCGGAGCTGCGCGCCCTCGCCGAGGCCAACCGCCAGGCCGGCGGCGGCACCTACGAGCAGCGGATCCAGCTCGGCGAGATGGTCGCCGCCGCCGTACAGGCCCGCGAGGCCGAGGACGCGGCCGAGGTGCGGCGGACGCTGGAGCCGCTGGCCGCCGCCACCAGCGTGGGCCCCGAGTCCACCGGCTGGCTGGCCAACGTATCCTTCCTCGTCGACCGGGACGCGGCCGCCGGGTTCCTGGAGGCCGCCGAGGAGCTGCGCAAGGCGCACCCCCATCTCGAGGTGCGGGTGAACGGCCCGCTGCCGCCGTACAGCTTCGTCGAGCCGGGTCCGTCCGCGCCCGCCGGCGGCGCCGGGGAGTAG
- a CDS encoding LLM class F420-dependent oxidoreductase, which produces MPEYGYFLSCEEFGPADLVEQARMAEQAGFQSLWISDHYHPWNDAQGQSPFVWSVIGALSEAVSLPVETAVTCPTVRMHPAVVAQAAATSAVQTGGRFRLGVGSGEALNEHVLGDTWPPADVRLEMLEEAIQVMRRLFTGEEVTHHGPHYTVENARLYTVPDEPVPIDVSGFGPKATSLAARVGDGYITMMPEEPMVEQFRKGGGGSKPVSGGTKVCYGTDRAEAVRTVRRLWSNQFLPGEMAQILPTPSHFEQLEPLITEETVGEKAVCGDDVDEHVAALTAFADAGFDRVYVNQIGPDQRGFFDFYRTKVLPRLTRD; this is translated from the coding sequence ATGCCCGAGTACGGTTATTTCCTGTCCTGTGAGGAGTTCGGACCGGCGGACCTCGTCGAACAGGCACGCATGGCGGAGCAGGCCGGTTTCCAGTCGCTGTGGATCTCCGACCACTATCACCCGTGGAACGACGCCCAGGGCCAGAGCCCGTTCGTCTGGTCGGTGATCGGCGCGCTGTCGGAGGCGGTGTCGCTGCCGGTGGAGACGGCCGTGACCTGTCCGACCGTGCGGATGCACCCGGCGGTGGTGGCGCAGGCCGCCGCCACCTCGGCGGTGCAGACGGGCGGCCGCTTCCGGCTGGGCGTCGGCTCGGGAGAGGCGCTCAACGAGCATGTCCTCGGCGACACCTGGCCGCCCGCGGACGTCCGCCTGGAGATGCTGGAGGAGGCGATCCAGGTGATGCGCCGGCTGTTCACCGGCGAGGAGGTCACCCACCACGGCCCGCACTACACGGTGGAGAACGCCCGCCTCTACACCGTCCCCGACGAGCCGGTCCCCATCGACGTCTCCGGGTTCGGCCCGAAGGCGACCTCGCTGGCCGCGCGCGTCGGCGACGGCTACATCACGATGATGCCCGAGGAGCCGATGGTGGAGCAGTTCCGCAAGGGCGGCGGCGGCTCGAAGCCGGTCAGCGGCGGCACGAAGGTCTGCTACGGCACGGACCGCGCCGAGGCGGTCCGCACGGTGCGCCGGCTGTGGTCGAACCAGTTCCTTCCCGGAGAGATGGCCCAGATCCTGCCCACCCCCAGCCACTTCGAGCAGCTGGAGCCGCTGATCACGGAGGAGACGGTCGGCGAGAAGGCGGTGTGCGGCGACGACGTCGACGAGCACGTGGCCGCGCTGACGGCGTTCGCCGACGCGGGTTTCGACCGGGTCTACGTCAACCAGATCGGGCCCGATCAGCGGGGGTTCTTCGACTTCTACCGGACGAAGGTGCTGCCCCGGCTGACGCGGGACTGA
- a CDS encoding gas vesicle protein GvpG: MGLISEVLLLPFAPVRGSVWVIGQVLQEAERIYYDPATVRAELGRLEERLDAGEITEDEFDRMEDELLDRLEIATRRSAPTDDGTTR, from the coding sequence GTGGGACTGATCTCGGAGGTGCTCCTGCTGCCCTTCGCTCCCGTGCGCGGCAGCGTGTGGGTGATCGGACAGGTGCTGCAGGAGGCGGAGCGGATCTATTACGACCCCGCCACGGTGCGGGCCGAACTCGGCCGGCTGGAGGAGCGGTTGGACGCCGGCGAGATCACGGAGGACGAGTTCGACCGGATGGAGGACGAGCTCCTCGACCGGCTGGAGATCGCGACGCGCAGAAGCGCGCCGACGGACGACGGGACGACACGATGA